A segment of the Corylus avellana chromosome ca2, CavTom2PMs-1.0 genome:
aaaatttataACAAAGTGAAATGAGATTTTTTGGAGGACATAATGTGGAAGATCGGTTTTGCATAGAGATGGATACAGTTGTCTATGATACGTGTCAAAACAGTGTCCTACTCAGTACTCATTAATGGGCAACCACATGGCACAATAATTCCTTCTCGTGGGCTCAAGCAAGGAGATCCTttgtcaccttttttttttctttttttttggtgcgtGTGCGCAAAATGGCTTAGTTCTATTCTTCAGAAGGtagagagagacaaaattatAAGGTATTCCCATCACCAAGGGTGACATGAGATTAAATCATCTATTTTTTGCGGAtgactattttttgttttgtaaagcAAACATGTTCGAATGTGTTAAAATACATGAGCTTTTGGAGTTGTATGAGAAATCATcgagaaaaaatttaaataacgaAAGACGTCTATCCTTTTCAGTAAGAATATAAAGAGAGGAGCAAAAGAACATAGTTTCTCTTTTGTGAGGGTAAACTCAACATAGAGATATGACAAATACTTGGGTTTACGAGCTCTAATAGGCATGTCTAGAATAAGTACCTTAACAAGTATCAAGGGGAGGATATGGAGTAATCTCTATCCTCATTTGaatagagtaaaaaaaaaaaaaaaaacggagcAGGATCCTCTCCATGTGGAGAGGATTCGGTTCCGAAAAAAGGGGAAGATATTGAATAGAATAAATGGGTGGAAATAAAACTTTTTGTCATAGGTGGGGAAGGGAATTCTTCTGAAGGCGGTCATTCAGGGTATCCCTATTTACACTATGAGTGTTTTTCAATTGCCCAAATCTTTTTGCAAGGATATAAATTGAATGATAATGAAATTTTGACGGAGCCATAAAGAAAACAACTCAAAAGTTGCTTGGGTGAGCTGAAAAATAATGGGGCTTTCAAAAGCTAGGGGCAGGCTGGGATACAAAGATTTGGAAAGCTTTAATATGGCTTTACTGGCGAAGCAAGGGTGGAGACTACTTCACAATCGCGACACATTGGTGGCAAAAGTATTTAAGGGGAAATACCATCCAAATGGGACATTTTTGGAATGTAACCTTGGGTGGAAACCATCTTATGTTTGGAAGAGTATATGAAATGCAAAATCTCCTTTAAAAGAAGGATAAGTGTGGAGAGTGGGGAACGGAAATCTGTTAAAAATATAGGGAGATAGATGGTTACAATCTCCTATATCATATAATGTCTCCTGCAAGGATCCTTGACAGAGAAGCTAAAGTAAAGGAGTTCATTGATGAAAATTCAAACTGGTCTAAAGTTCATTTGATAGAAGAAATTTTCATCAAGGAGGAGGCGTATATTATATAGCTTCCATGAAGTATGATtagaaataaatgataaaatagtTGTTTTGGGTAAGCAaaccaaaacaatttttttttttttcaaaattttcatttacaaACAAATTGCTGCATTACAacgaaaccttttttttttattatttataaaattttggttaGATACCGATTCACACTTGGTTTTTCCAAGTTTAGTGTTGGAAAAATTATGTACCTTCGAAAAGTTCTTATGATATAGAATTTATTGTCCAAGACATTTATGTTGCATGGTTCCTTTGCAAGCAAACCATGTGATAATTTAATTAAGCgcaatacacacacacacacacacacacacacacacatatatatatatatatatatatatatatatatatatggcagacAACAATAGATTAGAAATGAATCATCCAAACCCCACAAACTATAACAAAAGGAGTACTAGCCTACAAGACAAATAAAAGTAGGAGTAAGGCTAGAAAAACCCCTCTCATTGATACATTCATAACTTTCTTTCGTAATacgtaaaagaaaagaaaaaaaaaagaaaaagaaaaagaaaagaaaagaaagaaaaagaacatgaaaaaaaaactcaatttattcaataacaaattaaaggGAGTCCCTATGTGAAATTATCATCTTTATTGGAGAATATCGTCGACAGTCATTCCAAGTTCCCTGAGGGTCTCAGTGCACTCAGGAAGAGGTTTCTCCCTCAGGAAGCCAAGAGGATTGGCAAGGCGTATTGGCGATGAAATGCCATTGTTCTTTGTAAGGGCAACCCTTGCGCTTTTCTTGAGGAAAGGATCCTTGCTCACCTCACTGCATTTAGGGTCACTGCTCTTCTTCAGCGCCACTTCGCAAATATCTTCCTCATGTTCTCCGTCCACTGGAAGGCGGTAGGTCCCCGACTCGTCAGTCTCAGCCTCGCTGCTGTATAATAAGCTACCGCCTTCACGGTTCCTGCACTCCAAGGCCACCTTTGCACCTGCACCAACACGTAGTTTCTGTTAAATCATCACTACCTCAAAAAACTGAAACCAAtagaaatgaatgaatttaatgatttaatttatattttaacattacccaacacgtaaaatatttaattgaaatgaaaggtaaatgaaaaagacaatttaGACTACTTTTgatttcatcaaaaaataaaattgttaccTTTCATGTACGTGCTGAGCTTTGTTACGAATTGGATACGGCAAGTGTCGCAGTAAATTTTTCCCTCCACAAAGAAGCGGCTTTCACAATAAGCAAAACCGAAGAGGGACAGGAAGCAAAGGGCGGCGGCTTGAAGGATAATAGACTTTGCCATTCTTCCTGGTTAGTTTGCCCTAATTTCTTATTTGGGTTGAAGATTTGGTTTAGAGGACTAGGTATAAAAAAATGAGGCTctcttttataaaagaaaatgatgcaAGTTATTGGTGGAGAATTGTTGAGACCTTCTTGTTGgcttgttatttgtttgagGTTGTCATTGTTTCCATGTTTATGTGTggttggaaaaaattatttgactCGCTCTTCAATTCCTTGAATCTCTCTTTGTCTTGAATATTAACTTATTATTAAGTTTCTgcattttctttaataataatgaaagacTAGAATAGTTCCACCAATAATAGGTAGTCTTAAAAACCACAACCGACAAAATAACATGGCTGCGCCGCAAATTTGTTCATAACAATGTACAAATTTACAATGACACTATACTACTACCTTAATTTTCAAGGATGTGTCTTTCTTCACTGATTTGTACTGTGTGTTTGTAGATCAGCTTcctataaatattaaaaacaaaccGTGAGcgttaaattacaatttaccaaaaagtttaagctaataagaagatataaatttaattatttaatcaatattttaacactcttctTCACCTGTGGgatcaaatttctttttaataagtgaggtcCAACATGAggaatataaattatattaaattaccttttatcccaaaaacttaaacttataagaagagtaaatgtaattatttaattaatactttaacaataacTATTACGTATGATCTTTCCAAGTTTCCTAATGAACTATAAATACACTTAAAATGATTATTTATGTATTTCAATGTTAATTTCGTATCACAAAgtgtaacaaaatttaatagggTGTCAGGCTGGTATGTTGGTATGATCTGTAATTGTTTTAGGATTCCAAATTCAATCCAACCCTTAAATAAACATGaacaaaacacaataaaaacataagaaaaaaaaaaaccctaaacttaattTCAACCCGCTACACACCCTTAGTCTTTCTTAGCATTATGAAGGTATAAAGTTAAATTTTAGATCTAATTAAACTCTTTTATAATGTTAAGCCATGCAGACATTGGATTTCCTTTTCTGCTGATTTGGACGCAGCTGAAAATAGTCCCAAGGTTAATATTGTTACAGTAAGGCATATCTTTTGAAGTACGAAGAGGATTTGAAAGGGCACTACATGTAGTAATTACCTCATTTCAATGTCCAAAAAATCTTGCTTTCTATAGAATACGATCATTGGGAATATTGTTCCACATGTTTTCTAAACAATGGTATCATCGGATGTTTTGtatatatctattttttaaaaaaaatagtggctTTTTGAGTGGGTGCTTAGCAATGCTGGCTTCGCATCGGCCTTTTCTAGTGGTGGTTTGCTCGCACCACCGCCCTGCACAACCCAATGCACCACTACGATTCACACTATGTGTATCACCATAAAACACGACATACAACAAAAGCATAGCGGTAGAACCACGCGTGCGCAACGAAAACAGCGTCGTGTGCACCTCCGCAGCATTGTGGAAGCGCAAATGTAAATGCAACACCgtgaagatgagaaaaaaagcCTACAtagagtggtttataaagatagtcataggTTTTAAGTCGcgcattgcctagttactatgTGAAAttaggctttataatgaattctaaaaaagctccaaattgactagtcattttggggtgatagcgcaaaCGTGGCTATCGCTTTTTCCTGGGCCATTAcatatgatatcagagccatagCCCAAACTGATATAGGGGACCGTGCACAAGCCGATGAGGGTCGCCAACGAGGATGTTGGGTCCTAAGAAGGGTgattgtgacatcccacatTATCTGGgtatggaaaagatgatgtgttttatatggaatatgttctctctaaatggtatgaggcattttggaggtaaactcaataataaaaccgtgcgggccagattgcctagttactaggtgaaattggactttataatgaattttataaaaagttcaaattgattaatcattttataGTGATAGCACAGATGTGTGGCATCATAGATCTATGACACCACACCTAGCAGTTTTATGTCATAATGAGACCGAGCGGCAAGTGGTGAAGGAAAGGTAGTGATGGAGTTGGGGCAAATATGCACCTTTGCGCTGTGATGGAGCACTAGCGCTGCGATGAATGATGGATCTACGGCAAATCATCGCCACAAAAGTTGCTACAGGCAGCGACTTTGTATGCCATGCAACATCAGGCGAAGATAGTCACGATTGTCACAGCGTGCAGTGCTATGCCACCGTGTGTAGTTAAAGGGGTGGCGATGGTGGGTGAAACAAAAGGAATATATTTATATCATCATATTAATATTCGGGCATTATGATGTCTAGATATACAATTATTAAGAGATATCTCTTAAACTTTCACGCATTTTAAAAGTGctcctaaagtttaaaaactctcaattaaaagcatcaaattttcaattatctCATTATGTTAGAATTTCTCGTTAAATCTCgttgaaattctcaaaataccaattttttttattagaaataaataaaatataaaattgtaaagattcatacgtttatttattttttatagaaaaaacatctttgcaatatttttgcctcatttttgcaattttttttttttataaaaagaaacaggaatattttgaaaattttgataaaatttaactaaaaatccTAGCAGAACAGGGTAACTCATAAAATTTCTTCcctctcctctttctttctttttcctccctcctctttcttttctccattctcccttctctctcttttctcgcCTACACCCTCTCGGGTCTCCCTCTCTTCTCTCGCTCACCTGGTGAAAACAAGGAGGAGATCCATCAGTCTAACCCAACTATTCGAAGAGAAGAGAACTATCGACCCATAGATAGTGCAAACTGTTGAAATAGATTTACGGACAATGAGTCAACGACAAAACTCCACCTATAAAACAATGGACAAGTCTATAGAAAGACCCCGATCTTGAAAGACCGAGAGCAGTCCAACACCCAGGTCGGTAAAAGTTCTCTTTGAGGGAGTAAAGTTAGATAAAATGGTAAGTATATTTATGTGCATATATCTCTCTATATGGTGCGGAAACATCCTTTTCTTATATAGATTTGTCATCGTAACGACTCATGTAAAAACGTtagccacatttgcgctatcactctaaaaagactagtcaattttgaaacttttttataattcattataaagctcagtttcacttAATAAGTAAGCAATATGAGACTTAACAttcataactatctttatagaCTACTCACTTTATTTAGGCTATTCGTCATCTTTTGAATGTAGAAACGGTGTTACAATCGCTTCTTCCATtgctttctagggttttagggacTTCCACCAATAGTTTGTTACTAATGTGATCTCTTTCAGGTGTTGAGTGAGCTAGCTAGAAATGAGAGAATCAATTACAAAGCGTTGCAC
Coding sequences within it:
- the LOC132172750 gene encoding olee1-like protein, whose product is MAKSIILQAAALCFLSLFGFAYCESRFFVEGKIYCDTCRIQFVTKLSTYMKGAKVALECRNREGGSLLYSSEAETDESGTYRLPVDGEHEEDICEVALKKSSDPKCSEVSKDPFLKKSARVALTKNNGISSPIRLANPLGFLREKPLPECTETLRELGMTVDDILQ